In the genome of Gemmatimonadales bacterium, the window CTTCCTTGAGGAACCAGCCGCGCTGCGCCCCGGTGCCGCCCACGGTCACACGGATCGACACGTTCCGGCGGAGCATCGTATCCCAGCCGAGAAAGAGAAAACGGTCGGACGACGCGGCCACCGCCTGGTCGAGACGGAAGCGGGGGGAGAGCGTCGATTCGATGTGGTGGAGCGTCGTCTCGGGGACAGTCACGGCCATCCCCAAAGATAGTTATTCGTCGGACTGGAGCGCGGACCAGAGCCGCAGCTTGAGCGCATGGAGTTCGCTCTTCATTCCCCGCGCATGCCAGTCGCTGCGGCGGTCGAACGCTTCGAGGATGTCGTCGTAGCAGCAGAGTTCGTTCAGCGTCGACGGCAGGCCGCTTGGCGCGAGATACTCCGGTCCGAGACGTTCGGCGATTGCCAGCGCCGTGCCGCACTGATGGATCTCGTCGCCGCAGCAGATGTCGAGCGCCCGGCTCGAGACGCCGAGGAGATGATTGATCAACGCGTGCTTGCGCTGCAGCCACGACACGCGCGTTCCGCGATCATCCTCCGACACCTCGACCGCTTCGCGCGCCAGGTTGAGCACCGCCACGCCGAATTTGTCCTCGATCTTGACGAAGACCTCCTGGTGCAGCCGCGGCGGAGTCACTTCGATCACATTGTGCAGGATCGCGGCGACGAGGGTGACTTCGTCAGCACCGTGGCGCGCGAGGATCACGGCGACATTCGCGGGATGCGCGAAATACGTCATCGCCCCATCCACCGGGGCGTACGGCGCCCGGTACTTCGCCGCAAAGGCGAACGCGTGGTTGATGTCGTCGCTATATCCGTTCATGGCAGCCCGAGGAACTTATGCGTCTGGAGCGAGAGCGCCCAGCGCGGGTGGGCCAGACAGTATGCGGTGGCGGCTCGGGTATTGGCGTCGCGGTCGGGCCCGTCCATCGGCTGCAGCAGGAAATGGCGGAAATCCAGCTCCTCGAACGCCTCCGGACGGGCGGCGTCCTGCGGAAAGACCAGCTTGAGCTCATCGCCGGTCGTCTGGGCGAGGGTCGTCCCGGCCTTGGGCGAGATGCAGA includes:
- a CDS encoding HD domain-containing protein, which encodes MNGYSDDINHAFAFAAKYRAPYAPVDGAMTYFAHPANVAVILARHGADEVTLVAAILHNVIEVTPPRLHQEVFVKIEDKFGVAVLNLAREAVEVSEDDRGTRVSWLQRKHALINHLLGVSSRALDICCGDEIHQCGTALAIAERLGPEYLAPSGLPSTLNELCCYDDILEAFDRRSDWHARGMKSELHALKLRLWSALQSDE